Proteins encoded together in one Osmerus eperlanus chromosome 20, fOsmEpe2.1, whole genome shotgun sequence window:
- the mllt11 gene encoding protein AF1q, which yields MLQKSNSQYDSFLYWRQPIPALDMSELEDLGLKDSKPANSNQAGKKKKEKKSSKMANQRKQKEEEELPEYTTFNYWREPIASIDTLDFNLLL from the coding sequence ATGCTGCAGAAATCCAACAGCCAATACGATTCCTTCCTGTACTGGAGGCAGCCAATCCCAGCCCTCGACATGTCCGAGCTGGAGGACCTGGGCCTGAAGGACAGCAAGCCAGCCAATAGCAACCAAGctgggaagaagaagaaggagaaaaagtCCTCCAAGATGGCCAatcagaggaaacagaaagaggaggaggagctcccAGAGTACACCACCTTCAACTACTGGAGAGAGCCCATCGCTAGCATCGACACTCTGGACTTTAACCTACTACTGTGA